One Haloterrigena salifodinae DNA window includes the following coding sequences:
- the acs gene encoding acetate--CoA ligase, producing the protein MVDRNGWRRDHPVLTGSPRSPPSSFVEQANVSEPGIYEEFETEWPDCWERAAELLSWDKEYDTVLEDGNAPFYEWFAGGRLNASYNCLDRHLEAGRKNHAAIRWEGKQGERRTYTYRDLYVEVNEFAAALRDLGVEEDDVVTIYLPMIPELPIAMLACARIGAPHSVVFAGLSADALVARMDAADSEYLLTCDGYYRRGDAFNQKSKVDNAQLKLEQDVRTVVVDRLGEGLPHVLGDEEYDYHDLREEFSGETVEPVSRDAEDMLFLMYTSGTTGEPKGVVHSTGGYLAHVAWTSHAVLDVKPEDTYWCAADIGWITGHSYIVYGPLALGTTTMMYEGTPDYPDRDRLWEIVDRNAVDVFYTAPTAIRAFMKWGEEFPAEHDLSSLRLLGSVGEPISPRPWNWYYEHIGNEECPVVDTWWQTETGAVTISTLPAIDDMKPGAAGPGLPGIDVCVVDGAGESVDPGDTGYLTITRPWPGMARTLYDGDDRFRAEYWERFSDPAADEWHYFSGDAARIDEDGYVTVLGRVDDVINVSGRRLSTMEIESAITDVAGVAEAAVVGRSSETNGTDIYAYVSTEGGYDDETAVREAIVDNIEAAIGPIARPEAVVFTPELPKTRSGKIMRRLLENVANGEELGDTSALRNPEIVGEIQAEIDDE; encoded by the coding sequence ATGGTCGATCGGAACGGGTGGAGACGGGATCATCCCGTCCTCACCGGGTCGCCCCGAAGCCCTCCGTCGTCGTTCGTCGAGCAGGCGAACGTTTCGGAGCCGGGGATCTACGAGGAGTTCGAGACGGAGTGGCCGGACTGCTGGGAGCGGGCCGCCGAGTTGCTCTCGTGGGACAAGGAGTACGATACCGTCCTCGAGGACGGGAACGCGCCGTTCTACGAGTGGTTCGCCGGCGGCCGGCTGAACGCGTCGTACAACTGCCTCGATCGGCACCTCGAGGCGGGGCGGAAGAACCACGCCGCGATCCGGTGGGAGGGCAAGCAGGGCGAGCGACGGACCTACACCTACCGCGATCTGTACGTCGAGGTCAACGAGTTCGCCGCGGCGCTACGCGATCTGGGCGTCGAGGAGGACGACGTGGTGACGATCTACCTCCCGATGATCCCGGAGCTGCCGATCGCGATGTTGGCCTGCGCCCGCATCGGCGCGCCACACAGCGTCGTCTTCGCCGGCCTGTCGGCCGACGCGCTCGTCGCCCGGATGGACGCCGCCGACAGCGAGTACCTGCTGACCTGCGACGGCTACTACCGCCGCGGGGACGCCTTCAACCAGAAGAGCAAGGTCGACAACGCCCAGCTCAAGCTCGAGCAGGACGTGCGGACGGTCGTCGTCGACCGATTGGGCGAGGGCCTCCCCCACGTCCTCGGCGACGAGGAGTACGATTACCATGATCTCCGTGAGGAGTTTTCCGGCGAGACCGTCGAGCCGGTCTCGCGGGACGCCGAAGACATGCTGTTCCTGATGTACACCTCGGGGACGACCGGCGAGCCGAAGGGCGTCGTCCACTCAACGGGGGGCTATCTCGCCCACGTCGCGTGGACGAGCCACGCGGTCTTAGACGTCAAGCCCGAAGACACCTACTGGTGTGCGGCCGATATCGGCTGGATCACCGGCCACTCCTACATCGTCTACGGCCCGCTCGCGCTGGGGACGACGACGATGATGTACGAGGGGACGCCCGACTACCCCGACCGGGACCGGCTCTGGGAGATCGTCGACCGAAACGCCGTCGACGTCTTCTACACGGCGCCGACGGCGATCCGCGCGTTCATGAAGTGGGGCGAGGAGTTCCCCGCGGAACACGATCTGTCGTCGCTGCGCCTGCTCGGCAGCGTCGGCGAACCGATCAGCCCGCGCCCGTGGAATTGGTACTACGAGCACATCGGCAACGAGGAATGCCCGGTGGTCGACACCTGGTGGCAGACCGAGACCGGCGCCGTGACTATCTCGACGCTGCCCGCGATCGACGACATGAAACCCGGCGCGGCCGGGCCAGGTCTCCCGGGGATCGACGTCTGCGTCGTCGACGGCGCCGGTGAATCGGTCGATCCGGGCGACACGGGCTATCTCACGATCACCCGTCCGTGGCCGGGAATGGCCCGGACGCTGTACGACGGCGACGACCGCTTCCGCGCGGAGTACTGGGAGCGGTTCTCCGACCCGGCGGCCGACGAGTGGCACTACTTCAGCGGCGACGCCGCCCGAATCGACGAGGACGGCTACGTGACGGTCCTCGGCCGGGTCGACGACGTGATCAACGTCTCCGGCCGCCGGCTGAGCACGATGGAGATCGAGTCGGCGATCACCGACGTCGCCGGCGTCGCCGAGGCCGCCGTCGTCGGCCGCTCGAGCGAGACCAACGGCACCGATATCTACGCCTACGTCAGCACCGAGGGCGGCTACGACGACGAGACCGCCGTCCGCGAGGCCATCGTCGACAACATCGAGGCGGCGATCGGACCGATCGCTCGGCCCGAGGCGGTCGTCTTCACGCCCGAACTTCCCAAGACGCGTTCGGGCAAGATCATGCGCCGTCTATTAGAGAACGTCGCGAACGGCGAGGAACTCGGGGACACGAGCGCGCTTCGGAATCCCGAGATCGTCGGCGAGATCCAGGCGGAGATCGACGACGAGTGA
- the acs gene encoding acetate--CoA ligase, giving the protein MTQEDANLEARLEEQETFEPSDSFVEQANVSDPGVYEEFEENWPDCWERAADLLSWDEEYDTVLEDGNAPFYEWFTDGELNASYNCLDRHVEEGRGDSVAIEWEGELGETRTYTYSELLDEVEDFAATLRDLGVEEDDIVTLYMPMVPELPIAMLACARIGAPHSVVFAGFSADALATRMNSADSEYLVTCDGYYRRGDALDHLSKTNEGLEGVEHEVSDVVVVDRLGDDLDHDLADNQHDYDELVADHEGSSVEPVSRDAEDMLFLMYTSGTTGQPKGVKHTTGGYLAYTAWTSHAVLDIEADDTYWCSADIGWITGHSYIVYGPLALGTTSVMYEGTPDYPDKDRLWEIVEKNEVDIFYTAPTAIRAFMKWGAEYTQNHDLSSLRLLGTVGEPINPRAWKWYYKHIGNEECPIVDTWWQTETGGMMITTLPGINTMKPGSAGPPLPGVDARVVDANGDEVEAGQAGYVTVNNPWPGMLRTLYQNDERFIEEYWNEYSDEEADEWVYFPEDGAKIDEDDYITILGRVDDVINVSGHRLGTMEIESAVVGVEGIAEAAVVGGDHDVKGEAVYVYAIPEDGYEDRHDELEEKAMEAVLDSIGPIARPEEIVFTPELPKTRSGKIMRRLLENIASGDELGDTSTLRNPEIVDEIADQVAGD; this is encoded by the coding sequence ATGACACAGGAGGATGCCAACCTCGAGGCGCGACTCGAGGAACAGGAGACGTTCGAACCCTCCGACTCGTTCGTCGAGCAGGCGAACGTCTCGGATCCGGGGGTCTACGAGGAGTTCGAGGAGAACTGGCCGGACTGTTGGGAACGGGCGGCCGACCTGCTCTCGTGGGACGAAGAGTACGACACCGTCCTCGAGGACGGGAACGCGCCGTTCTACGAGTGGTTCACGGACGGAGAGCTGAACGCGTCGTACAACTGCCTCGACCGACACGTCGAGGAGGGCCGCGGCGACAGCGTCGCCATCGAGTGGGAAGGAGAACTCGGCGAGACGCGAACCTACACCTATAGCGAGCTGCTGGACGAGGTCGAAGACTTCGCCGCGACGCTGCGCGACCTCGGCGTCGAGGAAGACGACATCGTCACGCTGTACATGCCGATGGTTCCGGAGCTACCGATCGCGATGCTGGCCTGCGCCCGCATCGGCGCACCGCACAGCGTCGTCTTCGCCGGCTTCTCGGCGGACGCGCTGGCGACGCGGATGAACTCGGCCGACAGCGAGTACCTCGTCACCTGCGACGGCTACTACCGCCGCGGGGACGCGCTCGATCACCTCTCGAAGACCAACGAGGGCCTCGAGGGCGTCGAGCACGAGGTGTCCGACGTCGTGGTGGTCGACCGACTGGGCGACGACCTCGACCACGACCTCGCGGACAACCAGCATGACTACGACGAACTCGTCGCCGACCACGAGGGATCGTCGGTCGAGCCGGTTTCGCGGGACGCCGAGGACATGCTGTTCCTGATGTATACCTCGGGGACGACGGGCCAGCCCAAGGGCGTCAAACACACCACCGGCGGCTACCTCGCCTACACGGCCTGGACCTCCCACGCCGTCCTGGACATCGAGGCCGACGACACCTACTGGTGCTCGGCGGACATCGGCTGGATCACTGGCCACTCCTACATCGTCTACGGCCCGCTCGCGCTCGGGACGACCTCGGTCATGTACGAGGGCACGCCGGACTATCCGGACAAGGACCGACTGTGGGAGATCGTCGAGAAGAACGAGGTCGACATCTTCTACACCGCGCCGACGGCCATCCGCGCGTTCATGAAGTGGGGCGCGGAGTACACTCAGAACCACGACCTCTCCTCGCTGCGCCTGCTCGGCACCGTCGGGGAGCCGATTAACCCGCGCGCCTGGAAGTGGTACTACAAGCACATCGGCAACGAGGAGTGTCCGATCGTCGACACCTGGTGGCAGACCGAGACCGGGGGGATGATGATCACGACGTTGCCGGGGATCAACACCATGAAACCCGGCTCGGCCGGGCCGCCGCTGCCGGGCGTCGACGCCCGCGTCGTCGACGCGAACGGTGACGAGGTCGAGGCCGGCCAGGCCGGCTACGTCACGGTCAACAACCCGTGGCCGGGCATGCTCCGGACGCTCTACCAGAACGACGAGCGCTTCATCGAGGAATACTGGAACGAGTACTCCGACGAGGAGGCCGACGAGTGGGTCTACTTCCCCGAAGACGGCGCGAAGATCGACGAGGACGACTACATCACCATCCTCGGCCGGGTCGACGACGTAATCAACGTCTCCGGCCACCGGCTCGGGACCATGGAGATCGAGTCGGCCGTCGTCGGCGTCGAGGGGATCGCCGAAGCCGCCGTCGTCGGCGGCGACCACGACGTCAAGGGCGAGGCCGTCTACGTCTACGCCATCCCGGAGGACGGGTACGAGGACCGCCACGACGAACTCGAGGAGAAGGCCATGGAGGCCGTGCTCGACTCGATCGGCCCGATCGCCCGGCCCGAGGAGATCGTCTTTACGCCCGAACTTCCGAAGACGCGCTCGGGCAAGATCATGCGCCGCCTGCTCGAGAACATCGCCAGTGGCGACGAGCTGGGTGACACCTCGACGCTCCGGAACCCCGAAATCGTCGACGAGATCGCCGACCAGGTCGCGGGCGACTGA
- a CDS encoding sodium:solute symporter family transporter, giving the protein MTGTATVLQSELLPQGMDVSFKLAPAILVLGMLGTFLLIGFVFRVADTEDMWVAGRSIGNIENGMAIGANWMSAASYLGMAALIALSGFYGLAFVVGWTTGYFILLIFMAAQMRRFGKYTAPDFVGDRFNSDSARAIAAITTFLIAFVYAIGQARGMALVGLYIFGDLGFAGFSGYQAMVIFMMTITVGYLTLSGMLGATKNMAVQYVILISAFLAGMYVVGWTQGYSTVLPQIEYGMLLSELGNEFTEPFANSSPYLWIATCFSLVVGTCGLPHVLVRFYTVENERTARWSTVTGLFFICLLYLGAPAYTAFGTRLYDLNSATGTTYGDPGMSGSTADVLVVIAAQFANLPQWFVGLVAAGGIAAAIATTAGLFITGSSAVSHDIYTNLINEDATQRQQILVGRLGIIALGVLTTLAALDPAAPIAALVSYAFSLAGAVLFPMFFLGLWWENTNREGALAGMLTGLTIWVIPMINEVVPTYTTSTGDPFVPVLAQWVPAIGSALVAVPIVFAVTIGVSAMTDEPPIETKRVVRQCHSPEPMGQQQAAEDVVTDGGETPADD; this is encoded by the coding sequence ATGACGGGAACGGCGACCGTCCTGCAGTCCGAGCTGTTGCCCCAGGGGATGGACGTCTCGTTCAAGCTCGCGCCGGCTATCCTCGTTCTGGGGATGCTCGGCACCTTCCTCCTAATCGGGTTCGTGTTCCGCGTGGCCGACACAGAGGACATGTGGGTCGCCGGCCGCTCGATCGGGAACATCGAGAACGGGATGGCGATCGGCGCCAACTGGATGTCCGCCGCGTCCTACCTCGGGATGGCGGCGCTGATCGCGCTGTCGGGCTTTTACGGCCTGGCATTCGTCGTCGGCTGGACGACGGGGTACTTCATCCTGCTCATCTTCATGGCCGCGCAGATGCGCCGATTCGGGAAGTACACGGCGCCGGACTTCGTCGGCGATCGCTTTAACTCCGACAGCGCCCGCGCCATCGCGGCGATCACGACCTTCCTCATCGCGTTCGTCTACGCGATCGGACAGGCTCGCGGGATGGCCCTGGTCGGCCTCTACATCTTCGGCGACCTCGGTTTCGCCGGGTTCAGCGGCTACCAGGCTATGGTCATCTTCATGATGACGATCACGGTCGGCTACCTAACGCTCTCGGGCATGTTGGGCGCGACGAAGAACATGGCCGTGCAGTACGTCATCCTCATCAGCGCCTTCCTGGCCGGCATGTACGTGGTCGGCTGGACGCAGGGGTACTCGACGGTGCTCCCGCAGATCGAGTACGGGATGCTCCTGAGCGAACTCGGCAACGAGTTCACCGAACCCTTCGCGAACTCGAGTCCGTACCTGTGGATCGCGACGTGTTTCTCGCTGGTCGTCGGGACCTGCGGGCTCCCGCACGTGCTAGTCCGGTTCTACACGGTCGAAAACGAGCGGACCGCCCGCTGGTCGACCGTGACCGGCCTCTTCTTCATCTGCCTGCTCTACCTCGGCGCCCCCGCCTACACGGCGTTCGGGACGCGTCTCTACGACCTTAACTCGGCGACGGGGACGACCTACGGCGACCCCGGCATGTCCGGCTCGACCGCCGACGTCCTCGTCGTGATCGCGGCGCAGTTCGCGAACCTGCCCCAGTGGTTCGTCGGCCTCGTGGCCGCCGGCGGGATCGCCGCCGCGATCGCGACGACCGCCGGCCTCTTCATCACCGGCTCCTCGGCGGTCTCCCACGACATCTACACAAACCTCATCAACGAGGACGCGACTCAGCGCCAGCAGATCCTCGTCGGTCGCCTGGGCATCATCGCCCTGGGCGTGCTGACCACGCTGGCCGCGCTCGACCCCGCGGCGCCGATCGCCGCGCTGGTCTCCTACGCGTTCTCGCTGGCCGGCGCGGTGCTGTTCCCGATGTTCTTCCTCGGTCTCTGGTGGGAGAACACGAACCGCGAGGGCGCGCTCGCCGGGATGCTCACCGGGCTGACCATCTGGGTGATCCCGATGATCAACGAAGTCGTTCCGACGTACACAACCAGCACCGGTGACCCGTTCGTTCCGGTGCTGGCGCAGTGGGTGCCGGCCATCGGCTCGGCGCTCGTCGCTGTCCCGATCGTCTTCGCAGTCACGATCGGCGTCTCGGCGATGACCGACGAGCCGCCGATCGAGACGAAGCGCGTCGTGCGACAGTGTCACAGCCCTGAACCGATGGGCCAGCAACAGGCCGCGGAAGACGTCGTCACCGACGGGGGCGAAACCCCCGCGGATGACTGA
- a CDS encoding universal stress protein: MYERILVPTDGSETAEAAIDHALELAERYDAVVHTLYVVDTDSMSLTLGAEQLDRIEQGKFGEMDEVRERAERATDYVADRARERGLEVVEHVSAGKPHSLIAEYVEDNDIDLVVMGSHGRSGIRRTLLGSVTERTLRSTRAPVLVVDTDRE; this comes from the coding sequence ATGTACGAACGCATCCTCGTTCCCACGGACGGTAGCGAAACGGCCGAGGCGGCCATCGACCACGCGCTCGAGCTCGCCGAGCGATACGACGCCGTCGTCCACACCCTGTACGTGGTCGACACCGACTCGATGAGCCTCACCCTCGGCGCCGAACAGCTCGATCGCATCGAACAGGGCAAGTTCGGCGAGATGGACGAAGTCCGGGAGCGCGCCGAGCGCGCCACCGACTACGTCGCCGACCGCGCCCGAGAGCGCGGCCTCGAGGTCGTCGAGCACGTCTCGGCGGGGAAACCCCACTCGCTGATCGCCGAGTACGTCGAAGACAACGATATCGACCTCGTCGTGATGGGATCGCACGGACGGTCGGGGATCCGACGGACGCTGCTCGGCAGCGTCACCGAACGGACGCTCCGATCGACACGCGCGCCGGTCCTCGTCGTCGACACGGACCGAGAGTAA
- a CDS encoding bacterio-opsin activator domain-containing protein, whose translation MSLEGVDTTALERDEYEILLDAAETYREALVVRLCADVGLRPRELAELTVDDVEQVRIEPPRYLVRVPAVDGGDGRTAYLPIHVERELRRYARSNGLTTDDRIFPVTARRLQMLVSDVADRAAELFNRPDLSDVSTSDLRRYFARRALIDHGVNPRAVKTAGGWRSFEALEPYLPEPTDTEIIDAFDALERPSGTGRGRDGPVVGDDSVIRLLLAASDRYALLRLDSDGYVERWNRSAAAMFGYRAGEIVGTHVSTFYTDEAVDKGVPERVLATALEESGYEREGWRVAEDGSRFRATEVISPLRDDQGRHRGFAVFVRDVSPAHEELEELRARRDELERRYDVARSHRAVTRALLESTDHEEVEEKTCAALTAAGAYECAWIERATHADRRTDWRAASGIDPDAVDRLVSEAWRDGEVESIDVDGEPSVSIGRGVTLAIDGDGEDEGDGGTDELGTLARIPLAYGDTVYGTLSVATDDDDAFDDEERRSLETIGQQVGYAIAAIRRRNLLLSDRVVELEFECRDDDSFFVDASRRLGCRFELDSLVPVSETMQLYYLRLEGASPADVFDLAADDPGIEDYRLVETDAEGWRVEFVVDSSCPIVTLTEYGTTVLEARFVGGTATITAECAVDADIRTILDGLRAVFPNSELVGKRETERNVRTAREFREGLEDRLTDRQEASLRAAYFGGYYDWPRESTAEEIADAMGISSPTLHNHLRKGQHELLRTFFDDPGDESRGTD comes from the coding sequence ATGAGTCTCGAGGGGGTGGACACGACGGCGCTCGAGCGCGACGAGTACGAGATTCTCCTCGATGCCGCCGAGACGTATCGCGAGGCGCTGGTCGTGCGCCTCTGTGCCGACGTCGGTCTCCGGCCGCGGGAACTGGCCGAACTCACCGTCGACGACGTCGAGCAGGTCAGGATCGAGCCGCCCCGCTATCTGGTTCGGGTGCCGGCCGTCGACGGCGGTGACGGCCGAACGGCGTACCTGCCGATCCACGTCGAACGCGAGTTGCGACGCTACGCCCGGAGCAACGGGCTGACGACCGACGATCGGATCTTCCCCGTTACGGCCCGTCGGCTCCAGATGCTCGTTTCGGACGTCGCGGACCGGGCCGCCGAACTGTTCAACCGCCCGGACCTGTCCGACGTCTCGACAAGCGATCTCCGTCGATACTTCGCCCGTCGCGCACTGATCGATCACGGCGTCAACCCGCGGGCCGTCAAGACCGCCGGCGGCTGGCGGAGCTTCGAGGCCCTCGAGCCGTACCTCCCCGAACCGACCGACACCGAGATCATCGACGCCTTCGACGCCCTGGAACGGCCGTCCGGAACCGGCCGCGGCCGCGACGGTCCCGTCGTCGGCGACGACAGCGTCATCCGGCTGCTGCTCGCTGCGAGCGACCGGTACGCGCTGTTACGTCTCGATTCGGACGGCTACGTCGAGCGCTGGAACCGGAGCGCGGCCGCGATGTTCGGCTACCGAGCCGGCGAGATCGTCGGCACGCACGTTTCGACGTTCTACACCGACGAAGCGGTCGACAAAGGCGTCCCCGAACGGGTGCTCGCGACGGCCTTAGAAGAGTCGGGGTACGAACGCGAAGGGTGGCGCGTCGCCGAGGACGGGTCGCGATTCCGTGCCACCGAGGTCATTTCTCCGCTACGGGACGATCAGGGGCGACACCGCGGCTTCGCGGTCTTCGTCCGCGACGTCTCGCCGGCCCACGAGGAACTCGAGGAACTTCGCGCGCGCAGAGACGAACTCGAGCGCCGATACGACGTCGCTCGATCCCACCGGGCGGTGACGCGTGCGTTGCTGGAGTCGACCGATCACGAGGAGGTAGAGGAAAAGACCTGCGCCGCACTGACCGCCGCCGGCGCCTACGAGTGTGCCTGGATCGAACGGGCGACCCACGCGGACCGGCGGACGGACTGGCGCGCCGCCAGCGGGATCGATCCGGACGCGGTCGACCGACTGGTCTCCGAGGCGTGGCGTGACGGCGAGGTCGAGTCGATCGACGTCGACGGGGAGCCGTCCGTCTCGATCGGACGAGGCGTCACCCTCGCAATCGACGGCGATGGAGAGGACGAGGGCGACGGTGGCACCGACGAGTTGGGAACCCTCGCGCGCATTCCACTCGCGTACGGAGACACGGTCTATGGCACCCTCTCGGTCGCGACCGACGACGACGACGCGTTCGACGACGAGGAGCGACGGTCGCTCGAGACGATCGGCCAGCAGGTCGGCTACGCCATCGCGGCGATCCGGCGGCGGAACCTCCTGCTGTCCGATCGGGTCGTCGAACTCGAATTCGAGTGTCGCGACGACGATTCGTTCTTCGTCGACGCCTCGCGGCGGCTGGGCTGTCGGTTCGAACTCGACTCGCTCGTCCCCGTCTCGGAGACGATGCAGCTGTACTACTTGCGCCTCGAGGGGGCGTCGCCGGCCGACGTCTTCGATCTCGCCGCGGACGATCCCGGTATCGAAGACTACCGGCTGGTCGAGACCGATGCGGAGGGGTGGCGCGTCGAGTTCGTGGTTGATAGCTCGTGTCCGATCGTCACGCTCACCGAGTACGGTACCACCGTCCTCGAGGCGCGGTTCGTGGGCGGAACCGCGACGATCACGGCCGAATGCGCCGTCGACGCCGATATCCGGACGATCCTGGACGGGCTCCGCGCCGTCTTCCCCAACTCCGAACTGGTCGGCAAACGCGAGACCGAACGGAACGTCCGGACCGCTCGCGAGTTCCGCGAGGGCCTCGAGGATCGCTTGACCGACCGTCAGGAGGCGTCGCTGCGGGCGGCCTACTTCGGCGGCTACTACGACTGGCCCCGGGAAAGCACGGCCGAGGAAATCGCCGACGCGATGGGGATCTCCTCGCCGACGCTGCACAACCACCTGCGGAAGGGCCAGCACGAACTCCTGCGGACCTTCTTCGACGACCCGGGCGACGAGTCTCGCGGGACCGACTGA
- a CDS encoding DUF4212 domain-containing protein: protein MADNNTQDSTDERTATDGGVAGHHGQSHRNTDYLNAEVNLLNPSTPFMRDHLRIIWTGFVTWAILVFGPVLLTAAMPDLMTTTMPVIEFPLHYFLVAVCGPSGALILSAWYARKRDQLDAKYGIDHTTTTESGGGGSEDAAATDGGERSQSDRDPRQDAERSDGGVSE, encoded by the coding sequence ATGGCAGACAATAACACTCAAGACTCGACGGACGAACGGACCGCAACGGACGGGGGGGTGGCCGGGCATCACGGTCAGTCCCACCGAAACACCGACTATCTCAACGCGGAGGTAAACCTCCTGAATCCGAGTACGCCGTTCATGCGCGATCACCTGCGCATTATCTGGACCGGATTCGTTACCTGGGCCATCCTCGTGTTCGGCCCCGTGCTCCTGACGGCCGCGATGCCGGACCTCATGACGACGACGATGCCGGTCATCGAGTTCCCGCTGCACTACTTCCTGGTAGCCGTCTGTGGCCCGAGCGGCGCGCTGATCCTTTCGGCGTGGTACGCTCGCAAGCGCGACCAGCTCGACGCGAAGTACGGGATCGATCACACGACGACGACGGAATCCGGCGGCGGCGGTAGCGAGGACGCCGCGGCGACCGACGGGGGTGAGCGATCGCAGAGCGATCGCGATCCGCGTCAGGACGCGGAGCGGTCTGACGGAGGTGTCTCCGAATGA
- a CDS encoding cation:proton antiporter codes for MLAASIPVEDPILIFGLAMTVFLVAPLVLDRYRLPGIIGVIVVGAAIGPNGLGILERGETIVLLGEVGIVYLMFVAGLEINLAQFIAYKDRSAVFGLLSFAIPQAVGTVVGYYALGLSVGAAALFAAIFASHTLLAYPIVSRLGIAKTESVTATIGGTIVTDTLALLVLAVVMAGEAGELGPAFWLSLTGKLALFFVGIWVLVPRLGEWFFRTVDQESYFEFLFVMAVLFGCAFLAELAGVEHIIGAFLAGLVLNRLIPESGPLMNRIEFVGNALFIPFFLLSVGMLVDVRVLTEGLETLVLAVAFVGLLFPTKYVAAWLTARLYGYSTDETMAMFGLSLGQAAAALAIVLIGYEAGLFGEAMLNATVLMILVVSVISPAIVDRYGRGIVRASERTAYDPQAAPQRIMVPVSRDSQYSEHLLDLALLVREPDENQPLYSLSVAAPGTSAEADVADLESRLEATEAYTAGAEVSLESQTRVDANVASGIVRAALENRITTLVIGWDGAPRHQRVFGHVIDRVLIRTKQLVLVSHVRQPLNTTDEVVVVLPPGIEHNDGFSEAVHTVEHLAEQVGAPVRGLVVGGTPEQFERAFELIEPDVPATFDGVESWDALEERLREDVNETSLVVPMSARRGTMGWDATLRTLPTTVAELTEGNFVVIYPAVGERSDDRRFLQFR; via the coding sequence ATGCTGGCAGCGTCGATCCCCGTCGAAGATCCGATTCTCATCTTCGGGCTGGCGATGACCGTCTTCCTGGTCGCGCCGCTGGTGCTCGACCGCTACCGGCTCCCGGGGATCATCGGCGTCATCGTCGTCGGCGCGGCGATCGGTCCCAACGGCCTCGGAATCCTCGAGCGCGGGGAGACGATCGTGCTGCTGGGCGAGGTCGGCATCGTCTACCTGATGTTCGTTGCGGGCCTCGAGATCAACCTCGCCCAGTTCATCGCGTACAAGGACCGGAGCGCCGTCTTCGGCCTCCTTTCCTTCGCGATCCCGCAGGCGGTCGGGACCGTCGTCGGCTACTACGCCCTCGGGCTCTCCGTCGGCGCCGCGGCCCTGTTCGCCGCGATCTTCGCCTCGCACACGCTGCTGGCGTATCCGATCGTCAGCCGGCTGGGGATCGCGAAGACGGAGAGCGTCACGGCGACGATCGGCGGGACGATCGTCACCGACACCCTCGCGTTGCTTGTCCTCGCGGTCGTTATGGCCGGCGAAGCGGGCGAACTGGGCCCGGCCTTCTGGCTCTCGCTGACGGGGAAGCTCGCGCTCTTCTTCGTCGGCATCTGGGTGCTCGTCCCCCGGCTGGGCGAGTGGTTCTTCCGGACGGTCGACCAGGAGAGCTACTTCGAGTTCCTGTTCGTGATGGCCGTCCTCTTCGGCTGCGCCTTCCTCGCCGAACTCGCCGGCGTGGAGCACATCATCGGCGCGTTCCTCGCGGGGCTGGTTCTCAACCGGCTGATCCCCGAGAGCGGTCCCCTGATGAACCGCATCGAGTTCGTCGGCAACGCGCTGTTCATCCCCTTCTTCCTGCTTTCCGTGGGGATGCTCGTCGACGTCCGGGTCCTGACCGAGGGCCTCGAGACGCTGGTGCTCGCCGTCGCGTTCGTCGGCCTCCTGTTCCCGACGAAGTACGTCGCGGCGTGGCTGACCGCGCGGCTGTACGGCTACTCGACCGACGAGACGATGGCGATGTTCGGACTCTCGCTGGGCCAGGCGGCCGCGGCGCTGGCTATCGTGCTCATCGGCTACGAGGCGGGCCTGTTCGGCGAGGCGATGCTCAACGCCACGGTACTGATGATCCTCGTCGTCAGCGTGATCAGCCCCGCAATCGTCGACCGTTACGGCCGGGGCATCGTTCGCGCGTCCGAACGCACCGCGTACGATCCGCAGGCGGCCCCGCAGCGGATCATGGTCCCCGTTTCGCGCGACTCCCAGTACAGCGAGCACCTGCTCGATCTCGCGCTGCTGGTGCGCGAACCCGACGAGAATCAACCGCTGTACTCTCTGAGCGTCGCCGCCCCCGGTACCAGCGCTGAGGCCGACGTCGCGGACCTCGAGTCGCGACTCGAGGCGACGGAGGCCTACACGGCCGGCGCCGAGGTCTCCCTCGAGAGCCAGACGCGCGTCGACGCCAACGTCGCCTCGGGAATCGTGCGGGCGGCCCTCGAAAACCGGATCACGACGCTGGTCATCGGCTGGGACGGCGCGCCGCGCCACCAGCGCGTCTTCGGCCACGTGATCGATCGGGTGTTGATTCGGACGAAACAACTCGTGCTGGTCTCGCACGTGCGACAGCCACTGAACACCACCGACGAGGTCGTGGTCGTCCTCCCGCCGGGAATCGAACACAACGACGGGTTCTCCGAGGCGGTCCACACGGTCGAACACCTCGCGGAGCAGGTTGGCGCGCCGGTTCGCGGCCTCGTCGTCGGCGGTACCCCCGAGCAGTTCGAGCGCGCGTTCGAACTGATCGAACCCGACGTGCCGGCGACGTTCGACGGAGTCGAAAGCTGGGATGCTCTCGAGGAGAGGCTCCGCGAGGACGTCAACGAGACGTCGCTGGTCGTTCCGATGAGCGCCCGCCGGGGCACGATGGGCTGGGACGCGACGCTACGAACGCTGCCGACGACCGTCGCGGAACTGACCGAGGGGAACTTCGTGGTAATCTATCCGGCCGTCGGCGAGCGAAGCGACGATCGGCGGTTCCTACAGTTTCGATGA